One Planctomycetaceae bacterium DNA window includes the following coding sequences:
- a CDS encoding SDR family oxidoreductase — protein MYTLLTGATGLVGRYLVRDLLLNEHQLAVVVRPSRRQSASDRMEEILQHWERELGRALPRPVVISGDICQPGFGFSEEDAEWVSENCSSIIHSAAILEFYGKDRAGEPWRTNLNGTENMIALCRDLRIHDIHYVSTAYVAGIQEGRVMESSLSAGQTFRNDYEESKFLAESLVRQIDFADHVTVYRPAVIAGDSRTGYTNTYHGIYLYLRLMALMIPAIPLNEDGKHPTPIRLRMTGDERRNIIPVEWVSAVMTRIFESPEARGLTFHIAPDHPIKVRQIIQYCADFFNSTGAEFIGADAPEPAAVSREENEDQYMFERLYKENMETYAPYERTDNIFDLTNTKRFAGDIVCPVIDETVMHRYIEYGNEDRWGKRKLEWVEPAFEAMEVLHSASNTSAIPENTVGIDLSGPGGLQATLQLSAEGICSVERGLPPAGTPVLRMTAVDFGASAKTRVPDMAPCWDDTDPVTAVQLSELLISALQISELETEQKATEAK, from the coding sequence ATGTACACACTCTTGACTGGTGCCACAGGGCTGGTTGGACGTTATCTGGTTCGAGATCTTTTGCTGAATGAACACCAATTGGCGGTGGTCGTGCGCCCATCGCGGCGTCAATCCGCATCAGACCGAATGGAGGAAATCCTTCAGCACTGGGAACGCGAACTTGGCCGCGCTTTGCCGCGACCGGTCGTAATTTCAGGAGACATTTGCCAGCCAGGTTTTGGCTTCAGCGAAGAAGACGCCGAATGGGTGAGCGAGAACTGTTCCAGCATCATCCACAGTGCTGCGATCCTGGAATTCTACGGAAAGGATCGCGCAGGGGAACCGTGGCGAACGAACCTGAATGGTACTGAAAACATGATCGCGCTGTGTCGTGATCTCAGGATTCACGACATCCACTACGTGTCTACTGCCTATGTCGCGGGAATCCAGGAAGGTCGTGTCATGGAAAGCAGTCTGTCTGCCGGGCAGACTTTCCGCAATGACTACGAAGAAAGTAAGTTCCTCGCAGAGTCACTGGTCCGGCAGATCGATTTCGCAGACCACGTTACGGTCTATCGTCCCGCCGTCATTGCAGGCGATTCCAGGACCGGGTACACAAATACCTACCACGGAATTTATCTGTACCTTCGACTCATGGCTCTGATGATTCCGGCTATCCCATTGAACGAGGACGGAAAGCATCCAACCCCAATTCGACTGCGAATGACGGGTGACGAACGCCGGAACATTATTCCTGTCGAGTGGGTATCGGCGGTCATGACTCGTATCTTCGAATCCCCGGAAGCACGCGGTCTTACGTTTCACATCGCTCCTGACCACCCAATCAAAGTCCGTCAGATCATTCAGTACTGTGCTGATTTCTTCAATTCAACGGGTGCTGAATTCATCGGAGCAGATGCGCCGGAACCAGCAGCAGTCAGTCGGGAAGAAAACGAAGACCAGTACATGTTTGAGCGTTTGTACAAGGAGAACATGGAGACCTATGCTCCGTACGAACGCACCGACAACATCTTTGACCTGACAAACACGAAGCGATTTGCCGGCGACATTGTGTGTCCAGTCATTGACGAGACAGTGATGCATCGCTACATCGAGTATGGCAACGAGGACCGATGGGGCAAGCGAAAGCTGGAGTGGGTTGAGCCTGCATTCGAAGCGATGGAAGTTCTGCATTCAGCCAGCAACACCAGCGCGATTCCGGAAAACACGGTCGGCATTGATCTTTCCGGACCAGGCGGGTTACAGGCAACGCTGCAGTTGTCAGCCGAAGGCATTTGTTCCGTTGAGCGTGGGTTGCCGCCTGCCGGGACGCCCGTCCTGCGAATGACAGCAGTGGACTTTGGGGCTTCGGCAAAGACTCGGGTACCGGATATGGCACCCTGCTGGGATGACACCGATCCCGTGACCGCCGTACAGCTGTCAGAGTTGCTGATTTCTGCATTGCAGATTTCCGAGCTGGAAACCGAGCAGAAGGCGACCGAAGCGAAGTAG